AAACATCTCGGATATCTTTTTTTAAGGATGGAACCTCTTTGAAATTTCTTTTGATGAATCCTTGAGGATAATACTCCAAATCACAACCCAACACATCAAAATTTTCTTTTAGAAGTGAATCTGTCATTACATTTCCAACATAACCCTTGTGGCCAGTTAAAAAGACCTTCATAAAATTTGGGCATATGCTTCCCTATAAAACTCATTAAAATCAAATTGAAAATTATTAAACCATTGATTATAGGTTAAATTCAATAGAATATTTGTTGTCTGTTGCTCTATTGAACTATGTTTGTTGTAAAATGATAAGATTTAATTGCATATTTTTAAAATTTGAAATGTCGTGATTTTTACAAAAACCTCTTTACCTGATGCATTTGTAATTGAACTTGATAAGAAAGAAGATACTAGAGGCTTTTTTGCCCGAGCTTGGGATGCAAAGATTTTTGAAGAACATGGATTAAACCCAAAAATCTCTCAGTGTAATATCTCTCACACAAAACAAAAAGGAACTATTAGAGGAATGCATCTTCAAAAAAAACCATTTGAAGAAGCTAAACTGATTAGATGCACACAAGGCAAAATTTTTGATGTAATTATAGATCTGCGGAAGGATTCTCCCACATACAAACAATGGGAATCTTTTGAACTTAGTTCCACTAATTTTAAAATGTTATATGTACCAGAAGGATTCGCTCATGGATTTCAATCTCTTGAGAATCATACTGAAATATTTTATCAAGTTTCTCAATTTTATTCACCTGGATCTGAAATTGGTGTGAGATGGAATGATCCTACTTTCAATATATCCTGGCCTCTTGAAGTAAGTGAAATCTCTGAAAAGGACAGATCCATTCCGGACTTTTTAGATTAACTTTCAAAATTTTAAATGTGGTATTAAAACGCAATTATCTAATTGAAATTTACTGTAATTGGTTCAAAAGGTTTTATTGGCTCTAATTTGGTCACTCACCTAAAAAATGAAGGGCATGAATGTTATACACCAGAAATACGAACTGATAACATTAACAATAAAAATCTTGGAAATGTAATTTTTGCAATAGGAGTTTCAAACTTTGTTGAAAAACCCTTTGAGGCTGTTAACGCACATGTTTGTGCGCTTTCAAAAATTTTACAAAAGACTAGGTTCGATTCGTTTCTCTACTTTTCCTCTGGCCGAGTTTATTATAATGGGACCTCAACCAATGAAGATGATTCATTGTCAGTAAACCCAATGAAGATAAATGACTTGTATAATATTTCCAAAGCAATGGGGGAATCAATATGTATTGCATCTGGAAAAGAAAATGTGAGAATTGTAAGACCTTCAAATGTAACTGGAAGTGATTTTTCTTCAAACTTGTTCATACCTTCAATTCTTAGAGACGCAGTAGATAAAGGAAAAATATCCTTACGATCAACTCTTGATAGTGAAAAAGACTATGTTTACATTGGTGATGTAGTAAATATTGCAACCAAAATTTCGATTTCTGGAAAACATTCGATTTACAATATTGCTTTTGGGAAAAATACTACTTCTAAAAAAATAATCGATGAAATTATTGCTAATACTGGATGTGAATTAGATATACAACCAAATTCCTCCAAGTTTTCATTTCCAACAATCTCTATTGAGAAGATTAAGAATGAATTTGGATTTGAACCTACACCATTCATTCCAAAAATTAAGACTATGATTGAAAACTATAAAAAATTTAAAAACTCCTAACTTTGTTATAATTTTCTAAAATACTCCTCTATTGCTTCTTCAGACGTAGATAATTCTACCAAATTCTGAATTTTATTTGTATTGATTTGATATTTCTGAATGTTGTTTTTGGCGTCTTCTGTAAATTCAGATTCATTTCCAATTATGTTCTTTATGTTTTTAATTTTTATGCTATTTTTTGATGCTAAATTAAAAATCTCATTTTTTAAATCCATTTTTAACATCTTGAAAATTGTTTTTGCTATATGTCTTGTATTTATGAAATTAAGTTCTGATTCTGGTGAAATCATTACTCTTTTTTCTGGATTTATATAGTCAAAAACTGGGTTTTTCTTTAATCCTGTGCCTACTAATCCGGGCAATCTAAAAATCAAATAATCATCACAAAAATGCATGACGTATCTTTCTGTCAAATATTTATGAAATCCATATGTATCTAATTTTTTAAAATTAATTTCAACGTCTTCTTGTGTTTGATTTGTGTCTGATTTGTTATTGTACACATCTACTGTGGAAATTAAAATAAATTTTTTAAATTTGATCTTATGTATGTATTCTGCAATACTTGTTACGGATGCATTAAAATCAAAAAATGGATCTTGATTTGCCTTGTATTTTACCGCATTACCGTTTGCAAAAATCAGAATATTACATTCTTTCCCAAAATACTCTTCTTTGTTTTCTCTTTGAATAATTTCAAATTTTTGTGATGTCTTTTGCATATATTGTACAATTGCTGATCCAGTAAGACCGTTT
Above is a window of Nitrosopumilus sp. K4 DNA encoding:
- a CDS encoding NAD(P)-dependent oxidoreductase — protein: MKFTVIGSKGFIGSNLVTHLKNEGHECYTPEIRTDNINNKNLGNVIFAIGVSNFVEKPFEAVNAHVCALSKILQKTRFDSFLYFSSGRVYYNGTSTNEDDSLSVNPMKINDLYNISKAMGESICIASGKENVRIVRPSNVTGSDFSSNLFIPSILRDAVDKGKISLRSTLDSEKDYVYIGDVVNIATKISISGKHSIYNIAFGKNTTSKKIIDEIIANTGCELDIQPNSSKFSFPTISIEKIKNEFGFEPTPFIPKIKTMIENYKKFKNS
- a CDS encoding NAD-dependent epimerase/dehydratase family protein encodes the protein MIFIIGGNGLTGSAIVQYMQKTSQKFEIIQRENKEEYFGKECNILIFANGNAVKYKANQDPFFDFNASVTSIAEYIHKIKFKKFILISTVDVYNNKSDTNQTQEDVEINFKKLDTYGFHKYLTERYVMHFCDDYLIFRLPGLVGTGLKKNPVFDYINPEKRVMISPESELNFINTRHIAKTIFKMLKMDLKNEIFNLASKNSIKIKNIKNIIGNESEFTEDAKNNIQKYQINTNKIQNLVELSTSEEAIEEYFRKL
- the rfbC gene encoding dTDP-4-dehydrorhamnose 3,5-epimerase, giving the protein MIFTKTSLPDAFVIELDKKEDTRGFFARAWDAKIFEEHGLNPKISQCNISHTKQKGTIRGMHLQKKPFEEAKLIRCTQGKIFDVIIDLRKDSPTYKQWESFELSSTNFKMLYVPEGFAHGFQSLENHTEIFYQVSQFYSPGSEIGVRWNDPTFNISWPLEVSEISEKDRSIPDFLD